The following are encoded in a window of Telmatobacter sp. DSM 110680 genomic DNA:
- the crcB gene encoding fluoride efflux transporter CrcB, which yields MQKYVLIAVGGALGSIARYWVGSSIAGRMGIRFPYGTLIVNLTACVIIGFSMTYLGRRADISAAWRFLVPVGFIGAYSTFSTYEWETLSTMRAGAFGIAALYAAGSFVLGLAAVWGGSLLGEMMP from the coding sequence TTGCAGAAGTACGTACTGATTGCCGTTGGCGGTGCGCTCGGTTCGATCGCGCGCTACTGGGTAGGCTCTTCGATCGCGGGTCGAATGGGAATTCGGTTTCCCTACGGCACGCTGATCGTAAACCTCACTGCATGCGTAATTATCGGGTTTTCGATGACCTACCTGGGCAGGCGGGCAGATATTAGTGCGGCCTGGAGGTTCTTGGTGCCGGTAGGGTTTATCGGTGCCTATAGCACCTTCTCAACGTACGAGTGGGAGACACTTTCAACCATGCGCGCTGGAGCTTTCGGGATTGCGGCTCTGTACGCGGCGGGCAGCTTTGTGCTCGGGTTGGCCGCAGTTTGGGGTGGATCGCTCCTGGGAGAGATGATGCCGTGA